The proteins below are encoded in one region of Callospermophilus lateralis isolate mCalLat2 chromosome 9, mCalLat2.hap1, whole genome shotgun sequence:
- the Dbi gene encoding acyl-CoA-binding protein translates to MSQAEFDKAAEEVKHLKTQPADDEMLFIYSHYKQATVGDINTERPGMLDFKGKAKWDAWNQLKGTSKESAMKAYVDKVEELKKKYGM, encoded by the exons ATGTCTCAG GCTGAGTTTGACAAAGCTGCTGAGGAGGTTAAGCACCTCAAGACCCAGCCAGCAGATGATGAGATGCTGTTCATCTACAGCCACTACAAACAAGCAACTGTGGGCGACATAAATACAG AACGGCCCGGAATGTTGGACTTCAAAGGCAAGGCCAAGTGGGATGCCTGGAATCAGCTGAAAG GAACTTCCAAGGAAAGTGCCATGAAAGCTTACGTTGACAAAGTAGAAGAGCTAAAGAAGAAATATGGGATGTAA